TGCTCCTGGCCACCACCGGTGCCTTCGCCGGCAGTGACCACGGCGCCAACAACTCCAATCAGCCGCTTGCCGCCGTCGACAGCACGGCTACCGCCTCGATCCCCTACACGGCGCGCCAGAACAAGGTCGACACCAAGGTGAAGACCGGTCCCAGTCAGGCGGCTCCCCAGACTGATATGGACGGATTCGTCGGCCCGCCTATCCCGGGCAACTGAGTTCACGGGTTGGGGCTGACCCTCAAGGTCCCGACCCAGTCCACATCAGGACGGAGGGCCATGTGGCGTGGCCCTCCGTCACCTCCCATCACCGCTTCACAAGGAGATCACAATGTTCAGCATGACACGTCGCACATTGCTGGGTTCCGCCGCCGCTGCTGCCGCTTTCGGCCTTGCCGGCACGCTGGAATTCACCCGACCCGCCTTCGCCCAAACGCCGGTGGAACCCACGGTCGGCTTCTACAAATACAAGGTCGGCGATATCGAGATCACCGCCATCTATGACGGCATCTGGCGCAAGCCGCACGACCCGGCTTTCTTCGCCAACGCTTCGGTCGACGACACCAAGGCTGCGCTGGCCAAGGCGGGCCTGACCACCGACTTCATGCCCATCCCGCTCACCGTCGTCGTGCTCAAGATGAACGGCAAGCTGATCATGATGGATGCCGGCTCGGGCGTTGGCCAGTGGCAGACCAACGCCACCCACCTGCCGGCCAACATGGCCGCCGCCGGCATCGACTACAAGGCGATCGACACCATCATGATCTCGCATTTCCACCCCGACCATGTCTGGGGCCTGATGGAAAAGGGCACCAGCGCGCCGGTGTTCCCCAATGCCGAGCTGATCGTCAATGCCGCCGAGTACAATTGGTGGACCGACCCCAGCCGGCTCGCAAAACTGCCCGAGGGACGCAAGCCGGCGGGCAAGCGCATCGCCGACAACTTTCCAAAGTGGAAGAACTGGAAGCTGGTCGAGGACGGCGCCGAGGTGGCGCCGGGCATCCAGATCATCGCCGCCCCCGGCCACACGCCGGGACATTCGGTGTACCTCGCCAACTCCGGCAAGGAGCAGATCATGATCTCGGCCGACACGATGTATGTGCCGGCGCTGTTGGCGCCGCATCCGGAATGGCAAGGCAGCTACGACCAGGACGGGCCAACGGCCATCGCCACGCGCCACAAGATCATCGACCGGGTGATATCAGACAATATCCGTATTTCCGGTTCGCACTTCCCATTCCCGGGCACTGGCACCTTCGTCAAGGACGGCAATGCCTACGGCTTCACGCCGGTTGAAATTTGAACGCGGCAACCCTCACAAAGCGAGAAAGACAATGAAACAGTTCCTCCATAGCAAGCACGCCCTGTACGGCCTGCTCGGCGCCATTGCCGTGCTGACCGTGGTGCCCGTTGCCACCGTCATGCCGGCCTATGCGGTCGACGACATCGAGGGCGGCGACGCGCCCGACCTCACCGCCGTGAAGGCCAAGATCGACGCCAAGGATTATCGGGGCGCGCTGGCCCAATTGCGCGACCTGGCGCAGGACAACCAGCAAGCCGACGTCTACAATCTGCTCGGCTTCACGCTGCGCAAGACCGGCGACTACAAGACCGCGCTGACCTACTACAGCAAGGCGCTGGAGCTGAAACCCGACCACAAGGCCGCCCGGGAATATCTGGGCGAGCTCTATGTCGAGACCGGCGACATGCCCAAGGCCAACGAGCAGCTGGCATCGCTGCAGAAACTCTGCCCCGCCGGCTGCGAGGAACTGGCAGACCTGCAGAAGGCCATCGACACCAAGGTGACGAAGTAGGGCCGACAGGGCGCTTCTCGGGCGCGTCCCCCTCACCCGGATTGCCAACCGAATTGCAAGAGCAATTCGGGGCAATCCGACCTCTCCCCGAGGGGAGAGGAGGTCGCCGACGTCGCGGCAGCCTCTTCTCCCCAACGGGGGGCCGAAGGACGGGCGAGGCCCGTGCCTCGCCCCGGCACAGGTGGACGCGAAGCGGCCGGATGAGGGGGGCCTGGCGCCAACCTCACCCCATGATCACAGCTTCGGGCGCGCGTGGCTGGCGCCCCTTGCCGGAGCCGGCATCGTCCCCCATTGCGCCGGCTCCGGCCCTTTCAAACACCAGACATTGGCATCAGCCATGTCGCGCGCGCACTCGGACGCGCCGCGCCGGCCTGTCCCAAAAATCGGAGCCTGACCATGACACCCACCGAACTCACCACAAAACTGCAAGCCCTCGCCACCAAATCGCACGTCAAGGACATCACCCTGCTGGCCGGCCGCCTGCTGCTTTCCCTGCTGTTCCTGCATGAAGGCGTGACGCTCACCACCCATTTCGACGCCGCCGCCAAGGCCATGGCCACCCAGGGCGTCGGCCTGCCGCTGTTCATCGCCACCATCGCGCTGCAGCTGGGGGCAGGGCTCTCCATCGGCCTCGGCCTGCTGACCCGCCTCGGTGCCATTGGGCTCGGCCTGTTCTGCCTGGCAACGGCAACCCTCTTCCACACCAACTTCGCCAGCCAGAACGAACTGCTGCATTTCGAAAAGGATCTGGCGATTGCAGGCGGGATGTTCGTGCTGGCGGTTGCAGGGGCGGGGAAGGTTTCGCTGGATGGGGTGGCGGCGGGGTATGTGAGGCAGCAGCGGCACGGCAAGGAGATGGTTGGCGCGC
The nucleotide sequence above comes from Mesorhizobium shangrilense. Encoded proteins:
- a CDS encoding DUF680 domain-containing protein, with product MKNIALAAAAMLLATTGAFAGSDHGANNSNQPLAAVDSTATASIPYTARQNKVDTKVKTGPSQAAPQTDMDGFVGPPIPGN
- a CDS encoding MBL fold metallo-hydrolase encodes the protein MFSMTRRTLLGSAAAAAAFGLAGTLEFTRPAFAQTPVEPTVGFYKYKVGDIEITAIYDGIWRKPHDPAFFANASVDDTKAALAKAGLTTDFMPIPLTVVVLKMNGKLIMMDAGSGVGQWQTNATHLPANMAAAGIDYKAIDTIMISHFHPDHVWGLMEKGTSAPVFPNAELIVNAAEYNWWTDPSRLAKLPEGRKPAGKRIADNFPKWKNWKLVEDGAEVAPGIQIIAAPGHTPGHSVYLANSGKEQIMISADTMYVPALLAPHPEWQGSYDQDGPTAIATRHKIIDRVISDNIRISGSHFPFPGTGTFVKDGNAYGFTPVEI
- a CDS encoding tetratricopeptide repeat protein, yielding MPAYAVDDIEGGDAPDLTAVKAKIDAKDYRGALAQLRDLAQDNQQADVYNLLGFTLRKTGDYKTALTYYSKALELKPDHKAAREYLGELYVETGDMPKANEQLASLQKLCPAGCEELADLQKAIDTKVTK
- a CDS encoding DoxX family protein — its product is MTPTELTTKLQALATKSHVKDITLLAGRLLLSLLFLHEGVTLTTHFDAAAKAMATQGVGLPLFIATIALQLGAGLSIGLGLLTRLGAIGLGLFCLATATLFHTNFASQNELLHFEKDLAIAGGMFVLAVAGAGKVSLDGVAAGYVRQQRHGKEMVGALMAADRHQGETSLPI